One Pseudopipra pipra isolate bDixPip1 chromosome 28, bDixPip1.hap1, whole genome shotgun sequence genomic region harbors:
- the SLC4A5 gene encoding electrogenic sodium bicarbonate cotransporter 4 — MLEDEDGMSERGLSSSRRRYEDEEDYHSIYIGVPVPRGFRRKRRRRRSPGSSRDRSESERHFGRHDHSDTDDGGHGCYESGNDNASRTMSPAAERLRYILGEDDEPPNPTLFTEMDTLQHDGEEMEWKESARWIKFEEKVEEGGERWSKPHVSTLSLHSLFELRTCLQTGTVLLDLDGYSLPQIIDDVIEKQIEDGLLKPELREKISYVLLRKHRHQTKKPIHRSLADIGKSVSSNTARSPVRSPATGAAFHRSTEDLRMRQSASYGRLRHAQSRSMNDISDTPSTDQLKNKFIKKIPKDAEASNVLVGEVEFLEKPFVAFVRLLQATMLGGVTEVPVPTRFLFILLGPAGKAKSYNEIGRAIATLMVDDLFSDVAYKARDREDLIAGIDEFLDEVIVLPPGEWDPNIRIEPPKKVPSAEKRKSVFSLNEVGQMNGTAGGAGAGGGGGGSEDGEMPEVHEIGEELAWTGRFCGGLYLDIKRKLPWFPSDFYEGFHIQSISAILFIYLGCITNAITFGGLLGDATDNYQGVMESFLGTAMAGSMFCLFAGQPLIILSSTGPILIFEKLLFDFSKGNGIDYMEFRLWIGLHSALQCLILVATDASFIIKYITRFTEEGFSTLISFIFIYDAIKKMIGAFKYYPINSDFKPDYVTMYKCECIAPDPANATLFDASAPVAPNTTNVSLSNAINLTALDWTQLSKKECLKYGGSLVGKSCKFVPDLALMSFILFFGTYSMTLTLKKFKFSRYFPTKVRAFIADFSNVFSILIFCGVDACFGLDTPKLHIPNIIKPTRVDRGWFVFPFGKNPWWVYLASALPALLVTILIFMDQQITAVIVNRKEHKLRKAAGYHLDLFWVGILMAVCSFMGLPWYVAATVISIAHIDSLKMETETSAPGEQPQFLGVREQRVTGIIVFVLTGISVFLAPILKYIPMPVLYGVFLYMGVASLNGIQFWDRCKLFLMPAKHQPDYVFLRHVPLRRIHLFTLVQIVCLAVLWILKSTVAAIIFPVMILALILVRRLLDFVFSQHDLAWIDNIIPEKEKKKEDDKKKKKKGNKGDSSSDEEFPPPSFIKIPMEPLPAQPRNGGPHCLSRKRASTWSFAF, encoded by the exons ATGCTGGAAGATGAGGACGGGATGAGCGAGAGGGggctcagcagctccaggaggagaTACGAGGATGAGGAAG atTACCACTCCATCTACATCGGGGTGCCGGTGCCGCGGGGGTTCCGCAGGAAGCGGCGCCGCCGGAGATCCCCGGGCTCCAGCCGGGACCGGAGCGAGAGCGAGCGGCACTTCGGGCGCCACGACCACTCGGACACCGACGACGGCGGCCACGGCTGCTACGAGAGCGGCAATGACAACGCCAGCAGGACCA tGTCTCCGGCTGCCGAACGTCTCCGCTACATCCTGGGGGAGGACGATGAGCCTCCCAACCCCACCCTCTTCACGGAGATGGACACCCTGCAGCACGACGGGGAGGAGATGGAGTGGAAGGAATCGGCCAG GTGGATCAAGTTTGAAGAGAAGGTGGAGGAAGGTGGGGAGAGATGGAGCAAACCCCATGTGTCCACGTTGTCCTTGCACAGCCTGTTCGAGCTGCGGACGTGTCTCCAGACGGGAACGGTGCTCCTGGACCTCGATGGCTACTCCTTGCCCCAAATTATAG ATGATGTCATTGAGAAGCAGATCGAGGATGGTCTGCTCAAGCCAGAGCTGAGGGAGAAGATAAGCTATGTGCTCCTGAGAAAGCACCGCCACCAAACCAAGAAGCCAATCCACCGGTCCTTGGCCGACATCGGGAAATCCGTCTCCTCCAACACAG cccGCAGCCCTGTCCGGAGCCCAGCCACCGGAGCCGCCTTCCACCGCTCCACCGAGGACCTGCGGATGCGGCAGAGCGCGAGCTACGGCCGCCTGC gTCACGCGCAGAGTCGGAGCATGAACGACATCTCGGACACGCCAAGCACCGACCAG CTGAAGAACAAGTTCATCAAGAAGATTCCCAAGGATGCAGAGGCCTCCAATGTTCTGGTGGGAGAAGTGGAGTTCCTGGAGAAGCCCTTTGTGGCTTTCGTGCGGCTCCTCCAGGCAACAATGCTGGGAGGGGTGACAGAGGTGCCCGTGCCCACCAG atTCCTCTTTATCCTCCTCGGTCCCGCGGGAAAAGCCAAATCCTACAACGAGATCGGCAGAGCCATCGCGACTCTCATGGTGGATGAT CTCTTCAGTGACGTTGCCTACAAAGCCCGGGACAGAGAAGACCTGATTGCTGGCATAGATGAGTTCCTGGATGAAGTCATCGTCCTGCCACCCGGAGAGTGGGACCCCAACATCAGGATTGAGCCACCCAAAAAAGTGCCCTCGGCTGAGAAGAG GAAATCGGTTTTCTCCCTGAACGAGGTGGGGCAGATGAACGGCACGGccggaggggccggggctgggggaggaggaggaggcagcgaGGACGGGGAGATGCCTGAAGTTCATGAAATCGGGGAAGAGCTCGCGTGGACAGGCAG GTTTTGTGGTGGCCTCTATTTGGATATCAAGAGGAAGCTGCCCTGGTTCCCGAGCGACTTCTACGAAGGTTTTCATATCCAGTCCATCTCTGCCATCCTGTTCATCTACCTGGGCTGCATCACCAACGCCATCACCTTCGGGGGCCTGCTGGGGGACGCCACGGACAACTACCAG GGTGTCATGGAGAGCTTCCTGGGCACGGCCATGGCAGGCTCCATGTTCTGCCTCTTCGCTGGGCAGCCCCTCATCATCCTCAGCAGCACCGGCCCCATCCTCATCTTCGAGAAGCTCCTCTTCGACTTCAGCAA AGGCAACGGCATCGACTACATGGAATTCCGCCTCTGGATTGGGCTGCACTCGGCCCTACAGTGCCTTATCCTGGTGGCCACGGATGCCAGCTTCATTATAAAGTACATCACACGCTTCACAGAGGAAGGCTTCTCCACCCTCATCAGCTTCATCTTCATCTACGATGCCATCAAGAAGATGATCGGGGCCTTCAAGTACTACCCCATCAACTCCGACTTCAAGCCCGACTACGTGACCATGTACAAGTGCGAGTGCATTGCTCCCGACCCAG CCAACGCGACCTTGTTCGATGCTTCAGCTCCAGTGGCACCGAACACCACTAACGTTTCTCTG TCCAATGCTATTAACCTCACAGCTCTGGACTGGACTCAGCTCAGCAAGAAGGAATGTCTCAAATACGGTGGCAGCTTAGTGGGAAAATCCTGCAAGTTTGTGCCCGACTTGGCCCTCATGTCCTTCATCCTCTTCTTCGGGACCTACTCCATGACCTTGACCCTGAAGAAGTTCAAGTTCAGCCGTTATTTCCCCACCAAG GTCAGGGCTTTCATTGCTGATTTTTCCAATGTCTTCTCCATCCTGATTTTCTGTGGAGTGGATGCCTGTTTTGGACTGGACACCCCCAAACTCCACATTCCCAATATCATCAAG CCCACCCGTGTGGACCGAGGGTGGTTCGTGTTCCCCTTTGGGAAGAACCCCTGGTGGGTTTACCTGGCcagtgccctccctgccctcctggtCACCATCCTCATCTTCATGGACCAGCAGATCACGGCCGTCATCGTCAACAGGAAGGAGCACAAGCTGCGG AAAGCAGCGGGTTACCACCTGGACCTGTTCTGGGTGGGCATCCTGATGGCCGTGTGCTCCTTCATGGGGCTGCCCTGGTACGTGGCCGCCACCGTGATCTCCATCGCCCACATCGACAGCCTGAAGATGGAGACGGAGACCAGCGCGCCCGGGGAGCAGCCGCAGTTCCTGGGGGTCAG GGAGCAGAGGGTGACCGGGATCATCGTCTTCGTGCTCACGGGGATTTCGGTCTTCCTGGCCCCCATCCTGAAG TACATTCCCATGCCAGTGCTCTACGGTGTCTTCCTGTACATGGGGGTGGCATCACTGAACGGCATCCAG TTTTGGGATCGGTGCAAGCTCTTCCTCATGCCGGCCAAGCACCAGCCCGACTACGTGTTCCTGCGGCACGTCCCCCTGCGGCGCATCCACCTCTTCACCCTGGTGCAGATCGTCTGCCTGGCCGTGCTCTGGATCCTCAAATCCACCGTGGCCGCCATCATCTTCCCCGTCATG ATTTTAGCCCTGATCCTGGTCAGGAGGCTGCTGGATTTTGTCTTCTCCCAACACGACCTGGCCTGGATCGACAACATCATCCctgagaaggagaagaagaaagaggatgacaagaagaagaagaaaaaaggcaataaaggagacagcagcagtGACGAGGAG ttcccACCTCCCTCATTCATTAAGATCCCCATGgagcccctcccagcacagccccgaAATGGGGGCCCCCATTGCCTCAGCC gaAAGAGGGCCTCCACCTGGAGCTTTGCGTTCTGA